In one Solanum dulcamara chromosome 1, daSolDulc1.2, whole genome shotgun sequence genomic region, the following are encoded:
- the LOC129888811 gene encoding uncharacterized protein LOC129888811, with protein sequence MAEQNLPVIAKKFWNIVRIAFFMLRKSISKRKLMVDFNLIMKRGKIASKAAIQNLMFHYMTHQWSFAVDKNLPFSPPHNNNEYEFSCSNTPNFQLPSFNFNKRNKNKYLFSQSQTYDNNMSAIATHEDDVIVVNAAVMKALEMIHESETASPGANYLPGFGRTPLVRQLRVTDSPFPLNTEEDSRVDEAAEAFISKFYRNLRWQASPCA encoded by the coding sequence ATGGCTGAACAAAATTTGCCAGTAATAGCAAAGAAATTCTGGAATATCGTACGAATAGCATTTTTCATGCTAAGAAAAAGCATATCAAAGCGGAAACTAATGGTCGATTTCAACTTAATTATGAAGCGCGGCAAAATCGCTAGTAAAGCCGCTATACAAAATCTCATGTTCCACTACATGACTCACCAATGGTCGTTTGCCGTGGATAAAAATTTACCCTTCTCTCCTCCACACAACAACAACGAGTATGAATTCAGCTGTAGTAACACCCCGAATTTCCAACTCccttctttcaacttcaacaaacgaaacaaaaataaatacctTTTTTCACAGTCGCAGACGTATGATAATAATATGTCTGCCATCGCGACTCATGAGGATGACGTAATTGTTGTGAATGCGGCTGTGATGAAAGCGCTAGAGATGATTCATGAAAGCGAAACGGCTTCCCCCGGGGCAAATTACTTGCCCGGGTTTGGGAGGACACCTTTGGTGAGGCAACTGCGAGTCACTGACTCGCCGTTTCCTCTAAACACGGAAGAAGATAGCCGCGTTGATGAGGCGGCTGAAGCCTTTATTTCCAAGTTTTATAGAAATCTGAGGTGGCAAGCCTCGCCGTGTGCTTAA